In Nitrospinota bacterium, the sequence CTCATTACTGCGTATCGAACATGCCTGGGGCCGTTCCCAGAACATCAACCATCGCGCTGACCAACGCCACATTCCGATATGCCTATGATATCGCTCAAAAAGGTTTTGAAAACGCCATGCGGAATAGCGAAACTCTCAGGAAAGGGGTGAACACTCATAAGGGAAAACTGACATATGAACAGGTTGCTGTCTCGCACGGTTTAAAATACACCCCATTCGAGATATAGGCTCACCCCTCATTACCGCTTGGCTACCCGCTGTTTCTTGCGTTACAATCACATAAGATATTTTGCATACGTTTTCAAAAGGTTTTCATATGGAGCAATTTGATTTATCATTTCCGACAGATACTCTGCTTGCGTATAAGATCGTCGGGATAGAGGTGAAACTGCTCGCATTGAGCTTTATCATCCTCTTTATTACCTTTATCGCAAGGCGTTTCATTGTCAATAAAACAATGTCGGTCTTGACAAAAATCGCCGAAAAAACCCCCACCAAGTGGGATGATGATCTCGTTGTAATTTCGAAAGGGCCTTTGTCCGCATCTATCATGGTGGTCGGCGTATGGATCGCGCTTTCAATACTTCCTCTGCCAACAGCGCCGATCAATATCGAAATATTCGTTCAGCGAACAGCCAATCTCGCTCTGATACTTATTTTCACGCTGTTCTTTTTCAAGGCGACCGATATCATTTCCCAACTCCTAAAGGAGAAAGCCTCCGATCCCAAACACTGGATGGATACGAGTCTCGTGCCTCTGATAATTCTCACTATCAAGGTATTTGTCGGCGTGGTCATCGTTGTATTCATTTTTCAAAACCTCGGCTACTCCGTCAGCGCCCTTGTCGCCTCGCTCGGTATCGGCGGTATCGCGGTAGCGCTCGCCGCGCAGGGAACGCTTGCGAATTTTTTTGGCAGTCTCATGATCATGATAGACAGGCCGTTCCGTATCGGGGACTGGATACAGGCGGAAGGAGGAACCTATGAAGGAATAGTGGAAGAGATAGGCTTTCGCTCCACTAAACTGAGGACATTCGAAAAAACCGTCCAGGTGATACCAAACGACAAACTTGCGGCAATGGTTCTTGAAAACATGGATCGGAGGAAGGATCGGAGCCTAAACATAAGGCGTATCAAAATGACTATCGGCGTAGAGTACAAGACTGCGCCCGAACAGATAGAGAAAGCGGTCCTGGCTATCCGAAATATCCTGAAGGAGAGCCCAAGGGTTGATGACAGGCAAATCTATGTATATTTCTCCGGGTTTGGTGACTCCTCGCTCAACATATTCATCTATTTTTTCGCCAACTCCACGATCTGGCGGCAATGGCTGGAAACACGACAGACGATATGCTTTGATATCATGAAAGTATTTAAGGAACTCGGAATTGTAATGGCGTTCCCGACACGTACCATCTACCTGGAAAAATCCGACGATTTTCCGGACATTATCAATGAATGACCATCTCTCGGCAAGCTCCGGCTCCGTTCTCAATTCCACCGCATCATGCAGTGGCCATGGTACCTTATCAAAACCCAAACGGTATGATAGATTTATGGAAGTATGAAAACCAAACTTGCGAACTGGCGTAAAACACAGGGATATCTCGACCAGCTTATAAGCCTTTACGGAAAGATGATGGTGGGCAAACCACGTTCATTCATCTTCCTTCCTTTGGCGGACAGCTGTATAAAAGCCGGACGATTAAGGCTCGCCAACGAAGTTATAAACAGGGGGCTTTCGCATCATGCCGGCCTCACTTCAGGACTGCTCATGAAGGCCCGTATAATGATGGCTCAGGGGAAGCACGAAGCGGCAGAAAAAATGATATCCCCGATAATCGAAAAATCTCCCGACAACTTTCTCGCTCGAAAACTTATGGCGGAAACTTGCCTGAAGCTGAATAAACCAGGAATCGGCATCCAGCACCTTGAGCATGTGCGTAAAGCCGCCTGCGGAACCGGCATACGCGAGGATCTTTTTCGCATGCTTGAGGATGCCAGCCGGAAGAGGAACACTCCTGCGGAGGAGACAGGAGGGAACAGCAAGCAAAATATTGTAAATACTCTGGAACGGTGGCTCACCAATGCCGGAAAAATGATGATAAGGGAGTAAAGATATGAAAAATGTCCTGGTAATCAATGGACCTAATATAAATCTTCTTGGAAAACGTGAGCCGTCGATATATGGAAGCGCCACATATGAAGATCTTTGCAAAGACCTCCTGCGCGACGCCAAAGAAAAAAACCTCGGCCTTGAAATATACCAGTCGAACCATGAAGGGGAGATAGTCGACAAGATACAGGAAGCCTCGGAGAAAACCGACCTCATAATAATCAATGCCGGAGCCTATACCCATACAAGCGTGGCGATAAGGGACGCGCTGGCAGCGGTTTCAATACCGATAATCGAGGTGCATATTTCAAACATTTATAAAAGGGAAAACTTCAGGCATCATTCGTACCTCTCTGAAATAGTCTCCGGTATAATTGCCGGGTTCGGAACGAATTCCTACTTTCTTGCATTAAATGCCGCCTCAAGGATGCTCTCTAAATCAGAAAGCTGAAATTATGAAAACCGCCTCAATTCATCGTAAGAGGACGGCAAAACTCGTTAAAGAACTTTCGCTTCTCGGCCTTGACGCCTTTGTTACATTCAATATGAAAAACATAAGATATCTCACCGGTTTCACCGGCACTTCAGCGGCAGTAGCAATCGCCGACGGCAAACCGCTGTTCTTCACGGATTTCCGCTATGCCACTCAGGTAAAAAAAGAGGTGACATCAATGAAAACGGTGATCGTGAAATCCACATGGCACGATGTAGCGAGCTACCTAACTTCCAAAAAAGCGAAAACGATCGGCTATGAGGGGAACTCTCTTACAGTCGATGTGCTCACTTCCCTGAAAAAACTTCATAAGGGGCATTGGAGAGGGGTTCAGCCGGTAGAAAAGCTTCGCACTATAAAGGATGACCTTGAAATTAAGCTGATAGAAAAGAATTTCAGAATACTGGCAAAGGTCTTCAAAATGATCCCTGAAATGATACAGCAGGGCCGTATGGAGCGGGATATCGCATCCGAGATGGAATTCCGGCTCCGCCAGGCCGGAGGCGATGGAAAAGCCTTCGAATTCATCATCGCTTCCGGGAAACGCTCCGCGCTTCCACATGGCGTGGCTGGAATAAAAAAGATATCCAAAGGGGACAACATAACCGTCGATTGGGGTTGCGTGCTGGGAGGGTACCATACCGACAATACCCGTAATTTCTCCCTAGGCAAACCAAAAGCGGAGTTTTTGAAAATTCATGAGATCGTCCTGGAGGCCAACCGGCGGGCCACTGAAAAGGTGGCGCATGGTGTACCGCTAATGGAGATCGATGCGGCCGCCAGAAACTTTATTGCCGGAGCAGGATTTGCCCATCGCTTTGGACATGGTACCGGACATGGTGTCGGCCTCGATATTCATGAAACTCCGACAGTCGGTCCCCGTGCCGAAAATGTCATTGCTGAAGCGGGCATGGTATTTACGATAGAACCCGGCATATATCTCCCCGGCGTCGGGGGGGTAAGGATCGAAGATATGGTATTGGTTACAAAAACCGGTTGTCGCGTCCTTTCTCGCTCCATTCCTCAAGAGATCACATACATCTAAATCGATCTCTTACCGCCTCGCTTTTCGCTGTTTAAAAGAAGGTGTAGAAGTGTTTTTAAATTATCTTGACCTTGTGGCTTCGAAGGCATAATATTTAACCATCTGGTTATACTAACTGGTTAGTTAAGAATTTACCTTTTCGGAGCCGCAACTGAAGATTATGAAAAAAGAAGAAAAAAACGACAGCGTGACAGAGAAGATCCTTGAAACGGCGCGAGCAGTTTTCGCTGAGAAAGGATTTGACGGCGCACGCGTGGATGAAATTGCCCAAAAAGCAGGGGTAAACAAGGCTACGATCTATTATCACATTGGCGACAAGGAAAAGCTCTATAACAGTGTCATTAAAAATTCCATTACTGCGATGGCCGAATCCATGGAAGAAAACGCCAAAGGAAACGAAGAGATAACTAAAAAGCTCCGCGCCCATATCCTCTCTCTTTTAAAAACCACGGGCAGCGCCAAGGGCTTTTCCCAACTCATGCTAAGAGAGGTAGCTTCCGGCGCAAACCGTATTTCGGATGATCTTATCGACCAGATGTTCAGAACATTCTTGGCGACATCGGGGATACTCGGTGAAGGCGCAAGGAAAGGAGAATTGATAAAAGTAGAGCCAATGGTTCTTCACATGATAATAATGGGGAGCACGCTATTCCTTCATGCAAGCGCCGGGTTAAGACAAAAAGTGGCGAAAAGAAAAAATCTGGAGCAGGCTACTCTACCCATTGAAAAACTTGCAGAACAGCTAGCTGATTTTTTTGTAGACGCGCTTAAAAAATAAATTTTGCCAAAACAGGAGAAATAAATGCATTTGTATCGAAAAGCTATTGAGAACTGGTTCGAACAGCTCACAAAACTTGTTTACAAAAAGAGGTTAACCACTATCTTCCTTATTCTGGCACTCGTAGGGGCAATCGCCTCCAATCTCCCAAACCTGAAAATTGATACCGAAACTGAAGGGTTCCTCCATGAAAACGACCCGACGCGAAAAGTCTACAACGAATTCCGCGACCAATTCGGCAGAGATGAACTGATAGTACTGGCACTCCACCCAAAAGATGTTTTCGACATTACGTTCCTTTCCAAACTGCAAACCCTGCACAAGGAGTTGGAAGACAGCGTCCCGCACCTTGA encodes:
- a CDS encoding mechanosensitive ion channel family protein — protein: MEQFDLSFPTDTLLAYKIVGIEVKLLALSFIILFITFIARRFIVNKTMSVLTKIAEKTPTKWDDDLVVISKGPLSASIMVVGVWIALSILPLPTAPINIEIFVQRTANLALILIFTLFFFKATDIISQLLKEKASDPKHWMDTSLVPLIILTIKVFVGVVIVVFIFQNLGYSVSALVASLGIGGIAVALAAQGTLANFFGSLMIMIDRPFRIGDWIQAEGGTYEGIVEEIGFRSTKLRTFEKTVQVIPNDKLAAMVLENMDRRKDRSLNIRRIKMTIGVEYKTAPEQIEKAVLAIRNILKESPRVDDRQIYVYFSGFGDSSLNIFIYFFANSTIWRQWLETRQTICFDIMKVFKELGIVMAFPTRTIYLEKSDDFPDIINE
- a CDS encoding tetratricopeptide repeat protein; protein product: MKTKLANWRKTQGYLDQLISLYGKMMVGKPRSFIFLPLADSCIKAGRLRLANEVINRGLSHHAGLTSGLLMKARIMMAQGKHEAAEKMISPIIEKSPDNFLARKLMAETCLKLNKPGIGIQHLEHVRKAACGTGIREDLFRMLEDASRKRNTPAEETGGNSKQNIVNTLERWLTNAGKMMIRE
- the aroQ gene encoding type II 3-dehydroquinate dehydratase; its protein translation is MKNVLVINGPNINLLGKREPSIYGSATYEDLCKDLLRDAKEKNLGLEIYQSNHEGEIVDKIQEASEKTDLIIINAGAYTHTSVAIRDALAAVSIPIIEVHISNIYKRENFRHHSYLSEIVSGIIAGFGTNSYFLALNAASRMLSKSES
- a CDS encoding aminopeptidase P family protein codes for the protein MKTASIHRKRTAKLVKELSLLGLDAFVTFNMKNIRYLTGFTGTSAAVAIADGKPLFFTDFRYATQVKKEVTSMKTVIVKSTWHDVASYLTSKKAKTIGYEGNSLTVDVLTSLKKLHKGHWRGVQPVEKLRTIKDDLEIKLIEKNFRILAKVFKMIPEMIQQGRMERDIASEMEFRLRQAGGDGKAFEFIIASGKRSALPHGVAGIKKISKGDNITVDWGCVLGGYHTDNTRNFSLGKPKAEFLKIHEIVLEANRRATEKVAHGVPLMEIDAAARNFIAGAGFAHRFGHGTGHGVGLDIHETPTVGPRAENVIAEAGMVFTIEPGIYLPGVGGVRIEDMVLVTKTGCRVLSRSIPQEITYI
- a CDS encoding TetR/AcrR family transcriptional regulator, with amino-acid sequence MKKEEKNDSVTEKILETARAVFAEKGFDGARVDEIAQKAGVNKATIYYHIGDKEKLYNSVIKNSITAMAESMEENAKGNEEITKKLRAHILSLLKTTGSAKGFSQLMLREVASGANRISDDLIDQMFRTFLATSGILGEGARKGELIKVEPMVLHMIIMGSTLFLHASAGLRQKVAKRKNLEQATLPIEKLAEQLADFFVDALKK